GATCCCGACACGATCGAGTGGGCACGCGCGCTCGCGATCGCGGCCAAGGAAGCCGAGGTCTCGCTCCGAGCACAGTTCGCGCTGAACCGACACGGATTCTGGCAGATCACACCCGATGACCTTGCATAGTGCACCCAGCCTTCCGGTCAAATCGATCAATTGGTATGATTTGACCATGAACGAGAGCCTGCCGATTTCCGTCGCCAAGCAGCAGCTGGGCACGCTCGTCGACCGGGTCCACCTTGCCCACGAGACTGTCTACCTCACGAAACATGGTCGTCGCGTGGCCGCGATCATCGATGCGGATACGCTCGACGGCATCCTCGAGCGACTCGAGGACTTCGAGGATGCCACTGCCGCCAACGCCGCGCGTCGCGAAATGGCAGAGACCGGTGCGAGCCCGATTCCGTGGGACGAGGTCAAAGCCGAGCTCGGTCTCTCGTGACCTATCGCGTTGTGCTGTCGCCCGCCGCGGCGCGAGAACTACGCAAGCTTGACGCCCATACGAAGCGACGCATCCAAGCCGCCATCGAACTCCTCACCGAGACCCCTCGTCCGCCGGCCGCCAAACGACTCGTCGATAGTGGGGGCGCATGGCGAGTGCGCGTCGGCGAGTACCGCATCGTTTACGACATCGATGACGGCGAACTCGTCGTGCTCGTCCTCCACACACGCCATCGCCGAGACAGCTACCGCTGACGAGCTGCGTGATCAGTCAGCGCCGTGACTATTGCTGCACGGTCAACGAGGTTTCGGAACGCCTGGCGTGTGGCGGTCAGCCCTCGCGTTGTGCCAGGCGGCCGGTTGCCGCCTGGCACCTAGCGATCAACCCTCGAGCGGCGCGTGGCGATCGATGAACTCAAGCATCTGCACGCGGTCGACGCCGGTAAAGGTGCCCGAAGGCATCGCCGCGAGCAGCGAGGCGTTGAGCCGAGCACTCGGCCAAACCGCGCCGTCCCAGCGTTCCGAGAGCGCCGCATCCGGTTCGCGACAGCACGACGGTTGGGGGCAGGTCGAGGTGAAGCGGCGCTTCGTCTCCCTGCCCCGGAACCACTTGGCATGCTCGAAGCTCGTGCCCACAGAGATCGAGAATTCACCGGCGGAGCCCGATTCGATGTGCGAGGTGCACCAGTATGTGCCGGCTGGCTTGTCGGTGTACTGGTAGAACGGCGTCATCCGGTCCTCCGTCCGGAAAACCTGCTGCGCGCTCCACCAGCGGCACACGATCTGCCCCTCGACCGCGCCAAGCGCATCCGTCGGGAACTGCACGTCGTCGTTCTGAT
This DNA window, taken from Gulosibacter molinativorax, encodes the following:
- a CDS encoding type II toxin-antitoxin system Phd/YefM family antitoxin yields the protein MNESLPISVAKQQLGTLVDRVHLAHETVYLTKHGRRVAAIIDADTLDGILERLEDFEDATAANAARREMAETGASPIPWDEVKAELGLS
- a CDS encoding type II toxin-antitoxin system RelE family toxin encodes the protein MTYRVVLSPAAARELRKLDAHTKRRIQAAIELLTETPRPPAAKRLVDSGGAWRVRVGEYRIVYDIDDGELVVLVLHTRHRRDSYR